In one window of Camelina sativa cultivar DH55 chromosome 15, Cs, whole genome shotgun sequence DNA:
- the LOC104744963 gene encoding GLABROUS1 enhancer-binding protein-like isoform X2, whose amino-acid sequence MVNKKQRSSGDGGFSDTYTCDLELRIKNSNGFLPPSPPDSPVLKSTENLDSTPTAAAAAFDDSLTLSKSRRKRKATLSPSYAPSDSKRLWSKDDELVILKGIVDYRNKTGLDYRSDSAVFFEYIKDGIDGIVSKDQLMNKIRKLKSKFRNSSVKKPSFTNPQDSEIFDLSMAIWGKVKPGCVDDSAKRTRSKAFVEHEVVTNGGEPENDDGLAKGKSFDKNADKNTENENNGKRSEEDGAMTNGKPQYDNGAAKGGSCDDKLPSENVEKRVEKKKGEKGSEEEDGSADDELCALKDALEATMFQHIGNYAQKQMLQKLKTIKAKERKELSGEWKSLLAQEALLKSKKYSFTAKLANAAFHN is encoded by the exons ATGGTAAACAAGAAACAACGTTCTTCTGGTGATGGTGGTTTCAGCGATACTTATACATGTGACTTAGAACTCCGAATCAAAAACTCTAACGGCTTCCTTCCTCCCTCTCCTCCTGACTCCCCTGTCCTCAAATCCACCGAGAATTTGGACTCCACCCCCaccgctgctgctgctgctttcGATGATTCACTAACCTTGTCCAAGAGTAGGAGGAAGCGTAAGGCTACGCTGTCTCCTTCATATGCTCCTTCTGATTCCAAGAGACTCTGGAGTAAAGATGACGAGCTTGTCATTTTaaag ggcaTTGTTGACTACCGGAACAAGACAGGACTGGACTACCGTTCTGATTCAGCTGTATTTTTTGAGTATATCAAAGATGGCATTGATGGTATAGTCTCAAAGGATCAGCTCATGAATAAGATCAGAAAGTTGAAGTCTAAATTCCGAAATAGTTCGGTTAAAAAGCCTAGCTTTACTAACCCTCAAGATTCTGAAATTTTTGACTTGTCCATGGCAATATGGGGCAAAGTTAAACCTGGATGTGTTGATGACAGTGCTAAGAGGACCAGGAGCAAG GCTTTCGTGGAACACGAGGTGGTGACAAACGGTGGTGAACCAGAGAATGATGATGGATTAGCAAAAGGTAAGTCTTTTGACAAAAATGCTGACAAGAATACGGAGAATGAGAATAATGGGAAGAGGAGTGAGGAAGATGGAGCAATGACAAACGGTAAACCTCAATATGATAATGGCGCTGCAAAAGGCGGCTCTTGTGACGACAAATTACCCTCTGAAAATGTCGAGAAAcgtgtggagaagaagaagggtgaGAAGGggagtgaggaagaagatggttcTGCTGATGATGAGCTGTGTGCTTTAAAGGACGCACTTGAGGCGACAATGTTTCAGCATATAGGGAACTACGCACAGAAGCAGATGCTACAGAAGTTGAAGACCATTAAAGCCAAGGAAAGGAAAGAGCTGAGCGGTGAATGGAAGTCATTACTTGCTCAAGAGGCGCTATTGAAGAGCAAGAAATATTCGTTTACTGCCAAACTCGCAAATGCAGCATTTCATAATTAG
- the LOC104744963 gene encoding GLABROUS1 enhancer-binding protein-like isoform X1: MVNKKQRSSGDGGFSDTYTCDLELRIKNSNGFLPPSPPDSPVLKSTENLDSTPTAAAAAFDDSLTLSKSRRKRKATLSPSYAPSDSKRLWSKDDELVILKGIVDYRNKTGLDYRSDSAVFFEYIKDGIDGIVSKDQLMNKIRKLKSKFRNSSVKKPSFTNPQDSEIFDLSMAIWGKVKPGCVDDSAKRTRSKVQAFVEHEVVTNGGEPENDDGLAKGKSFDKNADKNTENENNGKRSEEDGAMTNGKPQYDNGAAKGGSCDDKLPSENVEKRVEKKKGEKGSEEEDGSADDELCALKDALEATMFQHIGNYAQKQMLQKLKTIKAKERKELSGEWKSLLAQEALLKSKKYSFTAKLANAAFHN, encoded by the exons ATGGTAAACAAGAAACAACGTTCTTCTGGTGATGGTGGTTTCAGCGATACTTATACATGTGACTTAGAACTCCGAATCAAAAACTCTAACGGCTTCCTTCCTCCCTCTCCTCCTGACTCCCCTGTCCTCAAATCCACCGAGAATTTGGACTCCACCCCCaccgctgctgctgctgctttcGATGATTCACTAACCTTGTCCAAGAGTAGGAGGAAGCGTAAGGCTACGCTGTCTCCTTCATATGCTCCTTCTGATTCCAAGAGACTCTGGAGTAAAGATGACGAGCTTGTCATTTTaaag ggcaTTGTTGACTACCGGAACAAGACAGGACTGGACTACCGTTCTGATTCAGCTGTATTTTTTGAGTATATCAAAGATGGCATTGATGGTATAGTCTCAAAGGATCAGCTCATGAATAAGATCAGAAAGTTGAAGTCTAAATTCCGAAATAGTTCGGTTAAAAAGCCTAGCTTTACTAACCCTCAAGATTCTGAAATTTTTGACTTGTCCATGGCAATATGGGGCAAAGTTAAACCTGGATGTGTTGATGACAGTGCTAAGAGGACCAGGAGCAAG GTTCAGGCTTTCGTGGAACACGAGGTGGTGACAAACGGTGGTGAACCAGAGAATGATGATGGATTAGCAAAAGGTAAGTCTTTTGACAAAAATGCTGACAAGAATACGGAGAATGAGAATAATGGGAAGAGGAGTGAGGAAGATGGAGCAATGACAAACGGTAAACCTCAATATGATAATGGCGCTGCAAAAGGCGGCTCTTGTGACGACAAATTACCCTCTGAAAATGTCGAGAAAcgtgtggagaagaagaagggtgaGAAGGggagtgaggaagaagatggttcTGCTGATGATGAGCTGTGTGCTTTAAAGGACGCACTTGAGGCGACAATGTTTCAGCATATAGGGAACTACGCACAGAAGCAGATGCTACAGAAGTTGAAGACCATTAAAGCCAAGGAAAGGAAAGAGCTGAGCGGTGAATGGAAGTCATTACTTGCTCAAGAGGCGCTATTGAAGAGCAAGAAATATTCGTTTACTGCCAAACTCGCAAATGCAGCATTTCATAATTAG
- the LOC104744966 gene encoding nitrile-specifier protein 5-like → MAATPMEGKWVQLKQNGTGPGARSSHAIALVGNKVYAFGGEFQPRVPVDNHLYVFDLETETWSIQEATGEAPPPRVGVAMAAVGPIIYFFGGRDATHQELNELYCFNTSTNQWKLLTSGETGPQNRSYHSITADSQNVYVFGGCGVEGRLNDLWAYNVVDQKWIKFPSPGEACKGRGGPGLAVVQGKIWVVYGFAGEEADDVHCFDIAKGEWKEVDTKGEKPSARSVFSSAVVGKQILISGGEIDPSDLGHMGAGCFTGDAYGLDTETLEWRKWDDGVGSVEHPGPRGWCAFAAGSRDGKEGLLVYGGNSPSNDRLDDIFLFTPNTN, encoded by the exons ATGGCAGCTACTCCTATGGAAGGCAAATGGGTTCAG CTTAAACAGAATGGAACTGGACCCGGAGCAAGAAGCTCTCATGCCATAGCACTTGTGGGAAACAAAGTGTATGCCTTTGGTGGCGAGTTCCAACCTCGTGTTCCCGTTGACAACCATCTCTACGTTTTCGACCTCGAGACTGAGACATGGTCCATCCAGGAAGCTACAGGGGAGGCTCCTCCTCCAAGAGTTGGCGTAGCCATGGCTGCAGTTGGACCCATCATCTATTTCTTTGGTGGCCGGGACGCCACTCACCAGGAGCTCAACGAGCTCTACTGTTTCAACACGTCCACCAACCAGTGGAAACTGCTCACTTCAGGGGAAACCGGTCCGCAAAACCGAAGCTACCACTCCATTACTGCGGATTCTCAGAACGTGTATGTGTTTGGTGGGTGCGGAGTTGAAGGACGTCTCAACGATCTTTGGGCGTACAACGTTGTTGATCAGAAATGGATTAAGTTCCCGTCTCCGGGAGAAGCCTGTAAAGGAAGAGGCGGTCCAGGGCTTGCTGTTGTTCAAGGAAAGATCTGGGTGGTCTATGGATTCGCAGGAGAAGAAGCGGATGATGTTCACTGTTTCGACATAGCTAAAGGAGAATGGAAAGAAGTTGATACAAAAGGCGAGAAACCGTCAGCAAGAAGTGTGTTTTCGTCTGCGGTTGTAGGGAAACAGATACTGATATCTGGAGGGGAGATCGATCCGAGCGACTTGGGGCATATGGGAGCAGGGTGTTTCACTGGTGACGCCTATGGGCTTGATACGGAGACATTGGAATGGAGGAAATGGGATGATGGAGTTGGATCAGTGGAGCATCCAGGGCCTAGAGGATGGTGCGCGTTTGCAGCTGGATCACGAGATGGTAAGGAAGGTCTGTTGGTTTATGGTGGGAACTCTCCAAGCAATGATAGGCTTGATGATATCTTCTTGTTCACTCCCAACACTAACTAA
- the LOC104744968 gene encoding uncharacterized protein LOC104744968 → MKKNTIVIDDVHVSNSVMDDDGCRRFMMNAINEHTCGMSERIDVPIICLDEDDNDDVMVDTDYGVILDHIRRGDNSFISRFEVDNGGSDTRKFKISTCGSKLANGNLMKNRVYQQGRRRKGAVGFKAGRVNVVRENIQRDNRLAERRKRRIAELEAANTSESVPLVKTEEDIQQRDNKVRKTSELKADALSPDPLVRTQEDTSQRHNTVSEGRKRKADELKSRAVPLVRSEEAIQLDNRVPERRMGKFSETKAAETSRVVDDHVERVKRVTELKDVDETSRSKGDFVGRRKKKGATVVDKDYMSYLTWLVDALRDTITKPMANLQKDPSDLDTLNESTMVPETDPPLVKVKIEQDLESWSDDSDIIVIDDNPFLDGDGTPFVASKKVVDLDEVSKEDDSGSCWFRKELMDVLEKPYDGRELKQLHRDASIHRKMIRCRELRKGRETDYETDELGQSYLESFPDFEKEYKLVDGVDKERALKLLRGFFFYLKYVSHDGVFKPWEKNQWWQP, encoded by the coding sequence atgaagaagaacaCCATTGTGATTGACGATGTTCATGTATCAAACTCAGTAATGGATGATGATGGATGTAGAAGGTTTATGATGAATGCAATCAACGAGCACACTTGTGGAATGTCTGAAAGAATCGATGTTCCAATCATCTGTCTTGACgaagatgataatgatgatgttaTGGTTGATACGGACTACGGTGTAATCTTGGATCATATTAGAAGAGGTGACAACAGTTTCATCTCTCGCTTTGAAGTTGACAATGGAGGATCTGACACTCGTAAATTCAAGATCTCTACTTGTGGTTCAAAGCTTGCGAATGGGAATTTAATGAAGAACAGAGTTTATCAACAGGGAAGGAGGAGGAAGGGTGCTGTTGGGTTTAAGGCTGGAAGAGTTAATGTCGTCCGAGAAAACATTCAACGAGACAACAGACTTGCTGAACGGAGAAAACGGAGGATCGCAGAGTTGGAAGCTGCAAACACTTCAGAATCTGTTCCGTTAGTTAAAACCGAAGAGGACATTCAACAAAGAGACAACAAAGTTAGGAAAACTTCGGAGTTAAAGGCTGATGCTTTAAGTCCTGATCCGTTAGTTAGAACTCAAGAAGACACTAGTCAAAGACACAACACAGTATCTGAAGGGAGAAAGAGGAAAGCTGACGAGTTAAAAAGCAGAGCTGTTCCGTTGGTTAGAAGTGAAGAAGCCATTCAACTAGACAACAGAGTTCCTGAACGGAGAATGGGGAAATTTTCTGAAACTAAGGCTGCAGAGACTTCAAGGGTTGTTGATGATCATGTGGAACGAGTAAAAAGAGTTACAGAGCTTAAGGATGTAGATGAGACTTCAAGGAGCAAAGGAGATTTTGTagggagaaggaagaagaagggtgCTACGGTTGTGGATAAGGATTACATGAGCTACCTCACATGGCTTGTAGATGCACTTAGAGATACGATAACTAAGCCAATGGCGAATCTTCAGAAGGATCCGTCTGATTTGGATACTCTTAACGAATCTACAATGGTCCCTGAAACGGATCCACCACTAGTAAAAGTGAAGATTGAGCAAGATCTCGAGTCTTGGTCTGATGATTCTGATATAATTGTGATTGATGATAACCCGTTTTTGGATGGAGATGGCACTCCATTTGTGGCGTCCAAGAAAGTGGTTGATCTTGATGAAGTAAGTAAAGAGGATGACAGTGGTAGTTGTTGGTTTAGAAAGGAGCTAATGGATGTTCTTGAAAAACCATATGATGGAAGAGAGTTGAAGCAGCTCCATCGTGACGCATCAATCCATAGGAAAATGATCCGATGCAGAGAACTACGAAAGGGACGAGAAACGGATTATGAGACTGACGAATTGGGACAATCTTATCTAGAAAGTTTCCCTGATTTCGAGAAAGAATACAAACTTGTGGATGGTGTTGATAAGGAAAGAGCGTTGAAGTTGCTACGTGGGTTTTTCTTTTACTTGAAATATGTTTCACATGATGGTGTTTTCAAGCCTTGGGAGAAGAATCAATGGTGGCAACCGTAG